From one Treponema denticola genomic stretch:
- a CDS encoding peptidase U32 family protein codes for MNIELLAPAGNTEALDAAVNEGADAVYLGLKTFNARMRSSNFAWSQFEAAVDSLHKRNKKVYVTVNTVLTQEETEKMYRFLKYLDSVSPDGIIVQDLGIVQMAKTHFPKLKLHASTQMNIASAKAANALSRFGISRVVLARELSLKEIEAVNLNTSCELEVFVHGALCVCQSGLCMFSSYLGGKSANRGMCAQACRRLYTAHTPQGDKDGYYFSPHDLQLIDYVPDLIKAGVSSFKIEGRMKSAEYVGTVVSAYRHVIDNWEKNKKEAVETGRRILAGDFARKKTSFLFVSSKAEEILNPNQAGGTGIFLGTIDKTAQFKIKEVEGKTKEEPMRKVHYVLLKGGSYTPDFGDSIRLHTKDDRGRESWKIQDIRIEKASSQKAGSADEAWIQVPADFGIGDSVYLLQTKSMSKRYTPVLPKTLSFFRKRPGDEKLPELKLYPEGNPAGNENVKAGAKNKQDDNRAKKILSKSNVDIFPDGFYVQVSSVNSLHTILSDKPVRVIINLNEDTKEALAGTAKNGKPLPFSKREIFISLDPFMGQAESDELELYLMSLIEKGYTQFVVNNPAHITMLKNKNLNLVAGPYLYSFNRWAVKWLQENNILKFISPIENSQKNLEEVYAPGMRKQVLIPVFAYPALFRMRFTLPKTYDFLYFSDKQGEAFKTFSTPSASFVLPEKPFSITDRIGALEKKGFDKFLLDFSHTEIERSEYRHIVNSCRKGIFLEDTSRFNWKEGFYDPVKIEARKQK; via the coding sequence ATGAACATAGAACTTTTAGCTCCGGCAGGGAATACTGAGGCCCTTGATGCTGCCGTAAACGAAGGAGCCGATGCCGTATATTTAGGCTTAAAAACTTTTAATGCGCGTATGCGTTCCTCCAATTTTGCATGGAGCCAATTTGAGGCAGCCGTAGACAGCCTCCACAAGCGGAATAAAAAGGTCTATGTTACCGTTAATACGGTTTTAACCCAAGAAGAAACCGAAAAAATGTACCGCTTTTTAAAATATCTTGACTCCGTTTCTCCAGACGGCATCATCGTTCAAGATTTGGGCATAGTTCAAATGGCAAAAACACACTTTCCAAAATTAAAGCTTCACGCCTCAACCCAGATGAATATAGCCTCGGCCAAGGCTGCAAATGCTTTAAGCCGTTTCGGAATATCAAGGGTTGTTTTAGCAAGAGAACTTTCATTAAAAGAAATTGAAGCGGTCAACTTAAATACCTCCTGCGAGCTTGAAGTTTTTGTGCACGGAGCCCTCTGCGTCTGCCAATCGGGGCTATGTATGTTTTCTTCATACCTCGGAGGAAAATCGGCGAACCGCGGAATGTGTGCCCAAGCCTGCCGAAGACTGTACACAGCCCACACACCGCAGGGCGACAAAGACGGCTATTATTTTTCTCCCCATGACTTGCAGCTCATCGATTATGTTCCCGACCTTATAAAAGCGGGAGTTTCTTCCTTTAAAATTGAAGGAAGAATGAAGAGTGCAGAATATGTAGGGACAGTAGTTTCAGCCTACCGCCATGTAATCGACAATTGGGAAAAGAATAAAAAGGAAGCCGTCGAAACAGGCCGCCGCATCCTAGCCGGAGACTTTGCCCGAAAAAAGACGAGCTTTTTATTTGTTTCGTCAAAGGCTGAGGAAATATTAAACCCGAATCAGGCGGGAGGCACGGGTATTTTTTTAGGAACGATAGACAAAACCGCCCAATTTAAGATTAAAGAAGTTGAAGGAAAAACAAAAGAAGAGCCCATGCGCAAGGTTCACTATGTGCTTTTAAAGGGCGGCTCCTATACTCCCGATTTTGGGGATTCGATTCGCCTCCATACAAAGGATGACCGAGGCAGGGAAAGCTGGAAGATTCAAGATATAAGGATTGAAAAAGCCTCTTCACAAAAAGCAGGTTCGGCCGATGAAGCATGGATTCAGGTCCCTGCCGATTTCGGAATAGGCGACAGCGTTTACCTTTTGCAGACTAAAAGCATGAGTAAGCGTTATACTCCGGTGCTGCCCAAAACGTTGAGCTTTTTTAGAAAAAGGCCCGGAGACGAAAAACTTCCCGAACTTAAACTCTATCCCGAAGGGAATCCTGCCGGTAATGAGAATGTAAAGGCCGGGGCAAAAAACAAACAGGACGACAATCGGGCTAAAAAGATTTTAAGTAAATCCAATGTCGATATCTTCCCTGACGGCTTCTATGTCCAAGTATCTTCAGTAAACAGCCTGCACACCATTCTTTCCGACAAACCTGTGCGGGTCATTATAAACCTAAACGAAGATACAAAAGAAGCCTTAGCCGGTACGGCAAAAAACGGCAAACCTCTTCCCTTTTCAAAACGGGAAATTTTTATTTCCCTTGATCCTTTTATGGGGCAGGCCGAAAGCGATGAGCTTGAGCTTTATCTTATGAGCCTCATCGAAAAGGGCTATACTCAATTTGTAGTCAATAATCCTGCTCATATTACGATGCTGAAAAATAAAAATCTAAACCTTGTTGCAGGCCCCTATCTTTACAGCTTTAACCGCTGGGCAGTAAAATGGCTCCAAGAAAATAATATTTTAAAGTTTATATCCCCCATCGAAAACTCTCAAAAAAACCTTGAAGAGGTTTATGCCCCCGGTATGCGAAAACAGGTACTGATTCCGGTATTTGCCTATCCTGCCCTCTTTAGAATGAGATTTACGCTTCCAAAAACTTATGATTTCTTATATTTTTCCGATAAACAAGGAGAGGCCTTCAAGACTTTTTCAACACCGTCTGCTTCATTTGTGCTGCCGGAAAAACCTTTTTCAATAACAGACCGTATCGGGGCCCTCGAAAAGAAAGGTTTTGATAAATTCCTCCTTGATTTTTCTCACACGGAAATTGAACGCAGTGAGTACAGACACATTGTGAATTCATGCAGGAAAGGAATTTTTCTTGAAGATACTTCACGCTTCAACTGGAAAGAAGGCTTTTATGACCCTGTAAAAATTGAGGCGAGAAAACAAAAGTAA
- a CDS encoding sigma-70 family RNA polymerase sigma factor, with protein sequence MTENLLLQYIKDSKKYPLLSAEQEAELADEVKKGNAEAVETLITSNLRLVIKMAKKFSSNENQILELIQEGNMGLMKAASKFSKSFKVRFSSYAAWWIKQSFIRYLNSSDKVIKLPVRKEALMRQVHKEEENYRIKYGISPSYNQLAEIMKEKVDIIAQIKSFNYTDICSLDDPVDNERSANLYDFIPCNTYNPEEEFIDNEFKEKLNKCLEILNDREKDVLRNRYGLDGTMTSTTFAVLGKKYSISAESIRQTQLRALRKLRADTNKIKAMVSV encoded by the coding sequence ATGACGGAAAATCTGCTTTTACAATACATTAAGGATAGCAAAAAATATCCTCTTTTATCAGCCGAACAAGAAGCAGAATTAGCCGATGAGGTAAAAAAAGGCAATGCAGAGGCAGTAGAGACTCTTATTACATCAAATTTGAGGCTTGTAATAAAAATGGCTAAAAAGTTCAGCTCAAATGAAAACCAAATTTTGGAGCTCATTCAAGAAGGAAATATGGGACTTATGAAGGCGGCCTCTAAATTTTCAAAATCGTTTAAAGTTCGTTTTTCAAGCTATGCAGCTTGGTGGATAAAACAGTCTTTTATAAGATACTTAAATTCTTCCGACAAAGTTATAAAACTCCCTGTAAGAAAAGAAGCCTTAATGAGACAAGTACACAAAGAAGAAGAAAATTATAGAATAAAATACGGAATTTCACCTTCTTATAATCAGCTTGCAGAAATAATGAAAGAAAAAGTAGATATTATCGCTCAGATAAAATCCTTTAATTATACCGATATATGCAGTTTAGACGATCCGGTTGATAACGAAAGATCGGCAAACCTGTATGATTTTATTCCATGCAATACCTATAACCCGGAAGAAGAGTTTATAGATAATGAATTCAAAGAAAAATTAAATAAGTGTTTGGAAATACTGAATGACCGCGAAAAAGATGTTTTAAGAAACCGGTACGGTCTTGACGGTACTATGACTTCAACCACTTTTGCCGTCTTAGGAAAAAAATATTCAATCTCGGCTGAATCCATCCGCCAAACCCAACTGCGGGCTTTACGAAAACTAAGAGCCGATACAAATAAGATTAAAGCAATGGTCTCGGTATAG
- a CDS encoding KamA family radical SAM protein, translated as MSEKNWREFSAAETADFEQPVLISSAFQKLIQEAEPEDSKALRLQVEPSDCEKTACSYETADPLGEHKYCITPYLVHQYENRVLLITTGKCLSYCRYCFRRGLTARSQSYIGGGELKAVTDYIKKMPQVTEILVSGGDPLSGGFEKLETVLKKLRTVKDDLLIRLCTRAPIFAPELFTEELLNLLKKTKPLWLIPHINHPAELEKEQAKALNACIEAGIPIQSQTVLLKGVNDNEKTLIKLFHKLTCMGIKPGYLFQLDPAAGTSHFRVPLKDALELWERVEPKLSGLSRPQFAADLPEGGGKFPLSALIYSKKIIEQKEDLSFSALGMDGVIHKYTY; from the coding sequence ATGAGCGAAAAAAATTGGAGGGAATTTTCGGCCGCTGAAACAGCAGATTTTGAACAGCCCGTCTTAATTTCCTCCGCTTTTCAAAAATTGATACAGGAAGCAGAGCCCGAAGACTCAAAGGCCCTCCGCCTCCAAGTTGAGCCTTCAGACTGCGAAAAAACAGCATGTTCTTACGAAACTGCCGACCCCCTCGGCGAGCATAAATACTGCATCACCCCCTATCTTGTTCATCAATACGAAAACAGGGTACTTCTTATAACGACAGGAAAATGCCTTTCATATTGCCGTTATTGCTTTAGACGGGGCCTTACCGCCCGATCTCAAAGCTATATTGGAGGCGGAGAATTAAAGGCAGTTACGGACTACATCAAAAAGATGCCTCAGGTTACGGAAATCCTTGTTTCAGGGGGTGACCCTTTAAGCGGAGGTTTTGAAAAGCTTGAAACCGTGTTAAAAAAACTAAGAACCGTAAAAGATGACCTTTTGATAAGACTGTGTACGAGGGCTCCTATTTTTGCACCCGAACTTTTTACTGAAGAACTTTTGAACCTGCTAAAAAAAACAAAACCCCTATGGCTCATTCCTCATATAAACCATCCTGCAGAGCTTGAAAAAGAGCAAGCTAAGGCTTTAAATGCCTGCATTGAAGCCGGCATACCCATTCAAAGTCAAACAGTTCTTCTAAAAGGAGTAAACGATAATGAAAAAACTTTGATTAAGCTTTTTCATAAGCTTACCTGCATGGGCATAAAACCGGGCTATCTTTTTCAGCTGGATCCTGCAGCCGGAACCTCCCATTTCCGTGTTCCTCTAAAAGATGCCTTAGAGCTTTGGGAAAGAGTCGAACCGAAACTTTCAGGCCTATCCCGCCCTCAGTTTGCGGCGGACCTTCCGGAAGGGGGCGGTAAATTTCCCCTTTCGGCACTTATTTATTCCAAAAAAATAATAGAGCAAAAAGAGGATTTAAGTTTTAGTGCCCTTGGTATGGACGGCGTTATACATAAGTATACATATTGA
- a CDS encoding M20 family metallo-hydrolase translates to MSTFKKITDFIESKTDDIVGLERLLTSIPAMAPESDGDGELKKCEALEKYLKEAGFSNFERLDAPDERVSSKIRPNLIVTIPGKNDKERLWIMSHLDVVPPGDLSKWESDPWTVIEKDGKLIGRGVEDNQQGLVSSVFAALAFIKLGITPEHTIKLLFVADEEVGSQYGIIYLLNKHNLFTKDDLILVPDGGDPKGETIEIAEKTSLWLKVITKGVQTHASMPNTGKNAFVAACDLALRLNDLENHFNKKDDLFSPNYSTFQPTKKEANVPNVNTIPGDDVFYVDCRILPSYDVNEVLKEMQKRASEVEKKYGVGIKFEYDEPEASPATPKDAKIVSLLSSAIKKVKGIETSTIGIGGGTVAACLRAKGFNAVVWSSLDDSCHQPNEYAFIKNIISDAKVMAAMMFGVKNI, encoded by the coding sequence ATGAGTACCTTTAAAAAAATTACCGATTTTATTGAATCCAAAACAGACGATATTGTAGGATTGGAAAGGCTTTTAACTTCCATTCCTGCCATGGCTCCGGAATCCGATGGAGACGGAGAATTAAAAAAATGTGAAGCCCTGGAAAAATACTTAAAAGAAGCGGGTTTTAGCAATTTTGAACGCTTAGATGCCCCTGATGAGCGGGTTTCTTCAAAAATACGCCCTAATCTGATTGTTACCATTCCCGGAAAAAACGATAAGGAAAGGCTCTGGATTATGAGCCATCTGGATGTCGTTCCACCCGGAGACCTGTCTAAGTGGGAAAGCGATCCTTGGACTGTAATCGAAAAGGACGGAAAACTCATAGGCCGCGGAGTTGAAGACAACCAACAGGGCCTTGTTTCTTCGGTTTTTGCAGCCTTGGCTTTTATCAAATTGGGAATCACCCCCGAACACACTATTAAGCTTTTGTTTGTTGCCGATGAAGAAGTCGGCTCCCAATACGGTATAATTTACCTCCTCAATAAGCACAATCTTTTTACCAAAGACGATTTGATTCTTGTACCGGATGGCGGCGACCCTAAGGGAGAAACAATAGAGATAGCCGAAAAAACCAGCCTTTGGCTAAAAGTTATTACGAAGGGTGTCCAAACCCATGCTTCAATGCCGAACACGGGCAAAAATGCCTTTGTTGCAGCATGCGACCTTGCCCTCCGCTTAAACGATCTGGAAAATCATTTTAACAAAAAAGACGATTTATTTTCGCCTAATTATTCAACATTTCAGCCGACTAAAAAAGAAGCCAATGTACCGAATGTAAACACAATTCCGGGAGACGATGTTTTTTATGTAGACTGCCGAATTCTTCCTTCTTACGATGTAAACGAAGTCCTAAAAGAAATGCAGAAGAGAGCTTCAGAGGTTGAAAAAAAGTACGGAGTGGGTATCAAGTTTGAATATGATGAGCCTGAGGCTTCCCCTGCAACACCTAAGGATGCGAAGATTGTAAGCCTTCTTTCATCTGCCATAAAAAAGGTAAAAGGAATTGAAACCTCTACGATAGGAATAGGAGGCGGAACAGTCGCTGCCTGTCTTAGAGCTAAAGGATTTAATGCCGTTGTTTGGAGCTCTCTTGATGACAGCTGCCACCAACCCAACGAATATGCTTTTATAAAGAATATCATAAGCGATGCAAAGGTTATGGCAGCCATGATGTTCGGTGTCAAAAATATTTAA
- a CDS encoding Crp/Fnr family transcriptional regulator: protein MLQLSFLNFRKGSYILIEGKSDTDHFYIIQSGKVQVAKEDEVVAEEGGNVLGPGDFLGVVSCMSGHTQIETAIALTDALLISVPYGQFPHLIEKNTSVAMKIIYSFSKKMRYLDEALTRITLKRNAVTGISHLFTIGEYYLRMSKFDLALYAYYHYLKAQPKGEFADAAQKRVMAIKAMGVKIPMEVLEPPTNQMIRLYDKEHMIFCECQSGTELYIIQKGHVKITKILDNNEVLLAVLKEGDMFGEMALLENKPRSASAIVTEEGCQLLAVNRQNFNQMVSTQPQLIARLTTTFADRIWAMYKQLANTLIKDHVEKMYDMLAIQLEKSRIKPVKGKYHTFNFGPVELANMCGIPKEEVAEAVTKFLKQPIVRCDGSKISITDELELSKQAAYFKKMQEIEKSRINARAKNGGYW from the coding sequence TTGTTACAGCTGTCATTTTTGAATTTTAGAAAAGGCTCATATATTCTCATAGAAGGAAAGTCGGATACCGATCATTTTTATATTATACAAAGCGGAAAGGTGCAAGTCGCAAAGGAAGATGAGGTAGTTGCTGAAGAAGGCGGCAATGTTCTAGGGCCGGGAGACTTTTTAGGTGTTGTTTCTTGTATGTCCGGACATACTCAAATCGAAACTGCTATTGCTTTGACCGATGCGCTTTTAATTTCCGTTCCATACGGCCAGTTCCCCCACTTAATAGAAAAAAACACCTCTGTTGCAATGAAGATAATTTATTCTTTTTCAAAAAAGATGCGCTATTTGGATGAGGCCCTAACCCGCATTACTCTAAAACGGAATGCCGTAACCGGAATTTCCCATCTTTTTACAATCGGTGAATATTATTTGAGGATGTCCAAATTTGATTTGGCTCTTTATGCATATTATCATTATTTAAAAGCTCAGCCCAAGGGTGAATTTGCTGATGCAGCTCAAAAAAGGGTTATGGCTATCAAGGCTATGGGGGTAAAAATCCCTATGGAAGTTCTTGAACCTCCTACAAACCAAATGATAAGGCTCTATGATAAAGAGCATATGATTTTCTGTGAGTGTCAATCCGGAACGGAATTGTATATTATTCAAAAAGGCCATGTAAAAATAACAAAGATTCTTGATAATAATGAAGTTCTATTGGCTGTCTTAAAAGAAGGCGATATGTTCGGTGAAATGGCCCTTTTGGAAAATAAACCCCGATCTGCAAGTGCTATTGTTACCGAAGAAGGATGTCAGCTTTTAGCCGTAAACCGCCAAAACTTTAATCAAATGGTTTCAACTCAGCCCCAGCTGATTGCCCGCCTTACAACTACCTTTGCAGATAGAATTTGGGCAATGTACAAGCAGCTTGCCAATACCCTTATCAAAGACCATGTCGAAAAAATGTATGATATGCTTGCTATTCAACTTGAAAAATCCAGAATTAAACCTGTAAAGGGCAAGTACCATACCTTTAATTTCGGCCCCGTCGAGTTGGCAAATATGTGCGGTATACCTAAAGAAGAAGTAGCCGAAGCCGTTACAAAATTTTTAAAACAACCGATAGTAAGATGTGACGGATCTAAAATTTCCATAACGGATGAGTTGGAGCTTTCAAAACAGGCTGCCTACTTTAAAAAGATGCAGGAAATTGAAAAATCCCGTATAAATGCACGTGCAAAGAACGGCGGATATTGGTAG
- a CDS encoding DUF192 domain-containing protein: MIFKKVLIVFLMLCFFASCSSQNKMETEDIFIEKISNEETDETNEEAKTEESVKKNIEKINVELAITPAQQQRGFMERKLIPEGTGMIFLYKEDTKLRFWMKNTPHPLSIAFIDSSGIIKEICDMTPYSLETIESTYSVRYALEVPQGMFKRMDIKEGDKLTQETIYLLKRKIK; encoded by the coding sequence ATGATTTTTAAAAAGGTTCTAATAGTATTTTTAATGCTTTGTTTTTTTGCTTCGTGTTCTTCTCAAAATAAAATGGAAACGGAAGATATCTTTATAGAAAAAATCTCAAATGAAGAAACGGATGAAACAAATGAAGAAGCAAAAACCGAAGAATCCGTTAAAAAGAATATCGAAAAAATAAATGTGGAACTTGCAATCACTCCTGCCCAGCAGCAAAGAGGCTTTATGGAGCGGAAACTTATCCCTGAAGGCACGGGAATGATTTTTTTGTATAAAGAAGATACTAAGTTAAGATTTTGGATGAAGAATACGCCCCATCCCCTTTCAATTGCTTTTATAGACAGCTCCGGTATAATTAAAGAAATATGCGATATGACACCTTATAGTCTGGAAACAATTGAAAGTACTTATTCCGTACGCTATGCTCTTGAAGTTCCTCAAGGTATGTTTAAAAGAATGGATATAAAAGAAGGCGATAAATTGACGCAAGAAACGATTTATCTTTTGAAGAGAAAAATTAAATAA
- a CDS encoding ATP-dependent 6-phosphofructokinase translates to MKKTDFSISTLGECKIQSPIMLSETHGDLIANYVTDNEFIRYNLDASLGETGEPLTHADLIEKAGPRQKIYFSPNYVHAAIATCGGLCPGINDVIRAIVRCLWTRYGVRRISGIKFGYKGFISEYGFSPIPLTPETVNGIHKTGGSFLGTSRGGGTRVTEIVDGIEQMNINMVFFIGGDGTQKGALEVSREIERRKLKISVIGIPKTIDNDLSFIQKSFGFDTAIAKATESVAAANMEASSQINGIGLVKLMGRESGFIATHTAIACHEAHFVLIPEVRFELGGENGFLKLLEKKLIENGYALIVAAEGAGQHLMNIEEETDASGNKKLADIGLFLKKEITEYFEKIGMHINLKYIDPSYQIRSSIAAPIDSVYCERLGNNAVHAAMAGKTRTLIGLVNNKFVHLPIEQVVSERKYVNPESSLWRDALDATGQPTTMI, encoded by the coding sequence ATGAAAAAAACGGACTTTTCCATTTCTACATTGGGAGAATGTAAAATACAGTCTCCTATTATGCTGTCGGAGACACACGGAGATCTGATTGCAAACTATGTTACCGATAACGAATTTATAAGGTATAATTTGGATGCCTCCTTGGGTGAAACCGGAGAGCCTCTAACCCATGCCGACCTTATCGAAAAGGCCGGCCCTCGCCAAAAGATATATTTTAGCCCTAACTATGTACATGCTGCAATTGCTACCTGCGGAGGTTTATGCCCCGGTATAAATGATGTTATAAGGGCTATAGTACGCTGTCTGTGGACAAGATACGGAGTCCGCCGAATCAGCGGTATAAAATTCGGATATAAGGGATTTATTTCCGAATATGGGTTTTCTCCCATTCCATTGACTCCTGAAACAGTAAACGGAATACATAAAACGGGGGGCTCTTTCTTGGGTACTTCGCGAGGCGGAGGTACAAGGGTAACCGAAATAGTAGACGGAATTGAGCAGATGAATATCAATATGGTATTTTTTATCGGCGGTGACGGTACGCAAAAAGGAGCCCTAGAGGTTTCAAGAGAAATTGAAAGGCGTAAATTAAAAATTTCGGTAATAGGTATTCCCAAAACGATAGATAATGACCTTTCTTTTATACAAAAGTCTTTCGGATTCGATACGGCTATTGCAAAGGCTACCGAATCTGTTGCCGCTGCCAATATGGAGGCCAGTTCGCAGATCAACGGTATAGGCTTGGTAAAGCTTATGGGAAGGGAGTCGGGATTTATCGCAACCCATACGGCCATTGCCTGCCATGAGGCTCACTTTGTTCTTATACCTGAAGTCCGCTTTGAATTGGGCGGCGAAAACGGCTTTTTAAAGCTTTTGGAAAAAAAGCTTATTGAAAACGGTTATGCCCTAATTGTTGCCGCCGAAGGCGCCGGTCAGCATTTAATGAATATTGAAGAAGAAACGGATGCCTCAGGAAACAAAAAACTTGCAGATATAGGTTTGTTTTTGAAAAAAGAAATAACCGAGTATTTTGAAAAGATTGGTATGCACATAAACTTAAAGTACATTGATCCCAGTTATCAGATTAGATCTTCAATTGCAGCGCCCATTGATTCGGTTTATTGCGAACGCTTAGGCAACAATGCGGTTCATGCTGCTATGGCAGGGAAGACCCGCACCCTTATCGGGCTTGTAAACAATAAATTTGTGCACCTGCCGATTGAACAAGTTGTTTCGGAAAGGAAATATGTCAACCCTGAAAGTTCTTTGTGGCGTGATGCTCTGGATGCTACAGGTCAGCCCACTACAATGATATAA
- a CDS encoding DUF5312 family protein, translated as MSSESPEAVKRRKLKDIAKTIGKTRYSKWYKSSSQEVLPQAAQFFYNIYKVVGPARPLLAGAASSKVLKNVTVENSFSDKQKKLLENLSEESIIEQSKNTNTEVLAEKVKKELKTFIGELDSNQIQKIDLSYQHLDAFIQFVLFDYYFLLRKFDSNFIENNFNYTPNFQAIRGEYISEDLKDFASVFYQLSIDTDWNLIFDIIKTYKNIQPVHAGQWKKLLGTLNDLRRSRALEYIIQHITEDIIYTVETTPFTEKVTDTYVSQIKTNTQNVINKLIEEQRSSKVAVLIHKIFGEQVISGMKNYVIDANKPFTKRGLSGYIYAEEMSYLKSFLLEYVKTDIRALCDLFLVRGNWGGFAGTTADFSNSFHAIMQVTSKTVEFDDKLSEVSDIGVKFRTLLSRMEREKEAGRQAAKLLNDVNDTALKLINISLKHIIVIGNNFKNIIADYDKPRRELIQNWKEIEQNSERPVREWLVEAYKKIYDFTMLMQLFIKKE; from the coding sequence ATGTCCTCAGAGAGTCCCGAGGCCGTCAAAAGGCGTAAGTTGAAGGATATTGCAAAAACCATAGGAAAAACCAGATACAGCAAATGGTATAAATCGAGTTCTCAAGAGGTATTACCCCAAGCGGCACAATTTTTTTACAACATTTATAAGGTCGTAGGCCCGGCCCGGCCCCTCTTAGCAGGAGCTGCTTCTTCGAAGGTTTTAAAAAACGTTACTGTGGAAAACTCTTTTTCGGATAAACAAAAAAAACTTCTTGAAAATTTGTCCGAAGAATCAATAATAGAACAGTCAAAAAACACAAATACCGAAGTCCTCGCCGAAAAGGTAAAAAAGGAATTAAAAACCTTTATAGGAGAACTTGATTCCAATCAAATACAAAAAATAGATCTAAGTTACCAACATCTTGATGCCTTTATACAGTTTGTACTCTTTGACTATTATTTTTTACTTCGAAAATTCGATTCCAACTTTATTGAAAATAATTTCAACTATACCCCTAACTTTCAGGCAATAAGGGGAGAGTATATTTCCGAAGACTTAAAAGATTTTGCATCGGTTTTCTATCAACTAAGTATAGATACCGATTGGAATCTTATCTTCGATATAATAAAAACCTATAAAAACATTCAGCCGGTTCATGCAGGCCAATGGAAAAAGCTTTTAGGAACCCTAAACGACCTTCGCCGCTCACGGGCTCTCGAATATATTATCCAACATATTACCGAGGATATAATTTACACGGTTGAAACAACCCCCTTTACCGAAAAAGTAACGGATACCTATGTGTCACAAATTAAAACAAATACCCAAAACGTTATCAATAAGCTCATCGAAGAGCAAAGATCGTCAAAGGTTGCGGTTTTAATACACAAAATATTCGGGGAGCAAGTCATCTCCGGTATGAAAAACTACGTCATCGATGCAAATAAGCCTTTTACAAAAAGAGGCTTATCGGGATATATCTATGCCGAAGAAATGAGTTATCTAAAATCTTTTTTATTAGAATATGTAAAAACGGATATACGGGCTCTGTGCGACCTATTTTTAGTACGGGGAAATTGGGGAGGCTTTGCCGGCACTACAGCAGATTTTTCCAATAGTTTTCATGCAATAATGCAAGTAACTTCCAAAACGGTAGAGTTTGATGATAAACTTTCCGAGGTATCCGATATAGGCGTAAAGTTCCGAACCCTTCTTTCCAGAATGGAAAGAGAAAAGGAAGCAGGACGCCAGGCTGCAAAACTTTTAAATGATGTAAATGACACAGCCCTTAAGCTTATAAATATTTCGCTAAAGCACATCATAGTAATAGGAAACAACTTTAAGAATATAATAGCCGATTATGACAAACCCCGCCGTGAATTAATTCAAAACTGGAAAGAGATTGAACAAAATTCGGAAAGGCCTGTAAGGGAATGGCTTGTCGAAGCCTACAAAAAAATCTACGATTTTACCATGTTGATGCAGCTTTTTATAAAAAAAGAATAA
- a CDS encoding PTS sugar transporter subunit IIA, producing MEFKDALKPDSVDLKDVITPETINLHLKGTTKEAIIDELLDTLVKAGKVKDRVATKACVLDRERKMSTGMKHGIAIPHGKTDSVSDLVACIGIADNPVDFDSLDQEPARIFIMTLSPLDKTGPHLQFLAQISLLFKSAEKREELLRAANEQAVIKLLMESDEE from the coding sequence ATGGAATTTAAAGATGCATTAAAACCCGATTCTGTAGATTTGAAGGATGTTATAACTCCTGAAACCATTAATCTGCACTTAAAAGGGACTACAAAAGAAGCTATTATTGATGAGTTACTTGATACGCTTGTAAAAGCCGGAAAAGTAAAGGATAGGGTTGCTACAAAGGCTTGTGTTTTAGATAGGGAACGCAAGATGTCTACAGGGATGAAGCATGGCATAGCCATACCTCATGGAAAGACGGACTCTGTAAGTGATCTCGTTGCCTGTATAGGCATTGCAGATAATCCGGTAGACTTTGATTCTTTGGATCAAGAACCGGCCAGAATATTTATTATGACTCTTTCCCCTCTGGATAAGACAGGCCCCCACTTGCAGTTCCTTGCACAGATAAGTTTATTATTCAAAAGTGCAGAAAAAAGAGAAGAACTTTTAAGGGCTGCAAACGAACAAGCCGTCATCAAGCTTTTAATGGAAAGTGACGAAGAGTAA